ATCATTTCTGAAACCGAAGAGGCCATTCAAATTGTGGATGTGAACCTGCTTACGGCAAAAGAGTCGGAAAAGGACAAAGAGGAAGATCAGTCAGTTCTTGAGATAGCCATCAGTGGGGCTGAACGTGCCATAAACCAGCTTGAAGCGGCCATTAAAAAAGTTCGTGAACGTCAGAATTCATATGAAAACGTTGTAAAAGTTAAATTTCCCGGAGCAATTCAAACCCTTGCCGAAACGATGCTGGCAAGATCGTACACCGAACTTGAACTTCAGGATAAAGCACTTCAGGTTAAGGCGAAAGCATACAGCTGGCAAGAAAGGGGAGAACGTATCTATTACAAGATACTTGAAAAAGGGGAATTACTTCGCCGATTCGCAGTTCTGAAGCTGAAGGAAGTAAGGAAATTTGCAGCAAAATATCTTGGGATTTCTGAAGGAGGGGCAGCGGTTAGTACTACAGAAAAAAGAAATCTTGCTGAATATCTGGCACAAGTTGATGTGCACCTCAATTTTCCTTTTGTCTATAAACGATTATTCAGCTCTGATTTCGATATCGATGATCGATTTTATACACCTCCTGTTGGGTTATACACACTTTTTGAACAGTCTTATGAAGATTGGACTCTGAATATAGATACAAATTTCTTAGTAGTCGGGGAAAGAGGAAGTGGAAAAACCCTGGCGCTTAACGTTTTGAAACAGAAGTTTTTGAAAGATCAGAAAATTAATACTGTTCATTTCGATCAAACCATTTATACAGAAAAAGAACTCTTGAAATTGTTTTGTGATGCATTTGGGTTTGAGAATACTGAAAATAGGGATGAATTGATCCAAAAAATTAAGCGAAAGAAAAAGAGATCGATCTTAGTTGTTGAGGATATCCAAAATACATTTGTGAGGAATATTCATGGATTTGAAGCGATTGAGAGTTTCTGGGTAATTATGACGTCAACAAGGGATCAGCTCTTTTGGATGGTTACCTGTTCTGCTTTTGCATGGAACTATTTCATTAAGGTTTTTAGTGCAGATCAATATTTCTCTCATACGGTACAAACAGATAAACTGGATCGCGAAGCAATTGAAAAATCCATTTTATCGCGGCATAAAGCAACCGGTTATGAATTGAAGTTTGAGGCTGGAGCTGCTACACAAAAAAGCCGGTCATATAGAAAATTAATGTCCAACGATAAGGATATTCAAACCTATCTTCATGATCAGTACTTCAGTCGTTTGGATAAAATTGCAGAAGGAAACATGTCGATTGCCATGATCTTTTGGTTACAGTCGATTAAAGAATTTGACGATAAGTATGTAACTCAGCTTCCAACCGAAATTGCCGATGTAGATAAACTGGAAGTTCCTTCAAGGGAGGTGCTTTTTACGTTATCGGCTTTGGTTTTACATGAATTTCTCACTGAAGAGGAAGTTTCATTTGCACTGCATCAGGATTTATCAGACAGCCGTTTGATGCTTGCACGTCTGAAAAGTAAAGGAATTGTGCAAAATACTGAGCATGGGTACAATTTAAATCATTTGGTTTATCGTCAAATTGTTCGGTTACTCAAACGTAGAAATATCATTCATTAGGGAGGAGAATCATGAAACATTTCCATCATTTTAAGGCGCTTATTTTCTTCTCCTTATTTATGGGAGTCTCAGCACTGATCTTAACCGGTTCGGCTTTAGATACAGGTGCTCAATTCGAAGAAGTGAGCACAACTTTACCTCAGGCAACCGTGGAGACTCAAACTATATCAGGCGCAGAGCAGTCTGCATCAACTCAAGCTGCCGGCCAAGCAGAAGAAACGGGAGAAGATGTAGCGGAGGAAGTTCAAAACGAAATCACCCAAATACGTGAGCTCATCTCGATCAGTAAGGTGATTTACACACTGATAATCCTGTTTCTGACCTATTTCATCAATAAGTATCTTACACTTATTCTGGATAATATGTCAGAAAAAGCTACAAATTACCGACTCTTTATTAAGCGCCTCGCTCCGATTAGTCGAATCGTAATATGGTCATTTGCCATATATATAATCATAGCAGGTATCATTTCCCCACCATTTGAGACGGTCATCGCAATAGGGGCATCCGTGGGTATAGCTGTTGGTTTCGCATCTCAGGATATTTTAAAGAATATCTTTGGCGGAATTATCATTATTCTGGATCGTCCTTTTCAGGTGGGCGATAAAATTGAGGTGGGTGTACACTACGGAGAAGTAATTAATATCGGATTAAGATCATGCAGGGTGGTTACTCCGGACGATTCGATAGTCTCAATACCAAATGCGGAATTGATGAACCATTCGGTATCAAATGCTAACTCCAGTGCGCTCGATTGTCAGGTTGTAGCAGAAATTTATCTGCCGGCCACAGTCGACATTCAACAGGTTAAAAAGATAGCTTATAAAGCAGTTTATGCCTCTTCGTACACTTTTTTGAATAAGCCTGTAGACATTATAGTACTCAATGAAGTAGAGAACAGATATTTTGTTTATAAACTACGTGTTAAAGCTTATGTAGTAGATATTCGGTATGAATTTTTCTTTAAAAGCGATTTAACGGAAATGATTGTAGCGGAATGTAATCGGTTGGGAATGGTACCATTAACTATACCATCAGAGAAGGAGAGTAACTAAATTACATTTTGCTCTCTACTTCACCGGGATTCCAGGCGTACATTCCCTCACCAAAGCAGGAACCATTTCTAATGGCAATTTGAGGTTCAGTAGCAACATCAGCCGTTGAAAATCCTCCGGATTCCTCATTTCTTGCAGCATCAAGTTCGTTATATTTTTCAACAAGATTTTCCAATTTTTCCTGGTCTGTATATTCCTTGGAGTAGACTAGAAATCCCCAAGGACCGCCTGCAGGTTTGGAGCCAATGGGCATCAAGGCACATTGATCGATGGATTCGGCTTCAGCATTTCCTATCAATTGATCAATCTCTTTTGCAATCTCTTCAATGGATTTTTCATTTTCACCGGCCGCACAGGAAAACAGCAGCAAACTGCTGCTAAATATAAAAAGTGTAAGTGTAGAGAGGTCCATAATTAATTGTTGATGTTGTTTCGTTCAAGAATGTCTCCTGGATTCCAGGCGTATCCATTTCCATGACAGCTTCCGCTCTCGAGTGAGAGGGTGGGTTCTGTTGCATAATCACAGGTTGATCCGTAGCCTTCCTCTTTCATACGGATCTCATCCAGTTCGTTATATCTGTCTACAAGTTGTTTGAGGTTTTGTGCATCACTAACCTCTTCTGAGTAGACAAGATATCCCCAGGGACCGCCACATGGTTTTGCACCGATTGGTATTACCTGGCAGCTACTTAAATTTTCTGCTTGTGCATCTCCGACTTCCATATCGATAAGGGTCGCAATTTCTTCAATGGTGAGTTCTTCAAAATTATCTGTAGAAATTTCTTCACAAGATGCTGTAAGAATTAAGATTAATAAAAATGCAGAATAGAAAAGTAAGTTGTAAAGATATTTCATATGCCAAAACTGTTTATGACTCTTCAGTTTACCTACGATCGTAGTTCATAAATATTATACCAAAACTGCGACAGTTATGGCAATTCTACTTTCGCTCTTGAATTTTTCTAACAGTTGCTGTAACCCATTTTTTGGGCAGAATTCTTACAACTTTGGACATCATTTTATTCATAAACCCGTGTACCGCAACTCGCTTTCCTTTTTTCATGGCTTTATATCCATACTCTGCAACATCTTTAGAGGTTGGCATGGGAAAGCGATCCATTAATTTAGATTTTTCCATATTGGCAGTTGCCTGAAATTCCGATTGGGTTGGCCCGGGACATAGCGCTGTTACCTTTATTCCATATTCCTGAACTTCATTGGCAATGGCTTCACTAAATGCCAGTACATAATGCTTGGTTGCATAGTAGACACTCATGAGAGGCCCCGGTTGAAATGAAGCCGTGGATGCAATATTCAGAATGGCTCCTTTTTTACGATCAATCATTGATGGGAGAAAAAGTCGGGTGAGATGAGTTAAAGACTTAATATTGAGATCAATCATAGTGGCGGTTTTCTGCCAATCACTATCGTGGAAAAGTCCATAATCTCCAATACCGGCATTGTTGGCCAATACATTGATCTGAATATTTTGATCTTCACAGTATTGGTAAATATTCATTGGAGATTCTGGCAGTGATAGATCAGCGGTAATAATGTTTACTTCTGCTGAAGATTTGTCTTCTAACTCATTTTTGAGTTCTATTAGGCGATCTTCACGTCTTGCGGTAATAACTAAATCATATCCATCACCCGCCAGAATTTTGGCTAACTCCAAACCTATACCACTTGATGCACCTGTAATTAATGCGGTTTTCTTCATCTACTTTTATTCGCCTTTATACTTGTAGATTGTCCAGGCTGTAAGACCCAGCAAGACGGTTGCAGAACCTACAAGCAGTGCCAAATTCACATCTCTCTGTATTCGTTCAGCACGATCCAAATATTCGGAGCCGATTCCTTTTTCAGCGATTAGTTTTTCAAGCTCTTCCCGAGACAAATCTTTAAGCTTCATAATAGTAGTCCGTTAAGTTTTAAATTCAATTTTTGATCAATTCTGCTTATCTACTCACTTTCATAACATGCAGCATTTTACGAGAGTTCAACTCTTATTGTCAGGGATGTTGAAAAAGAGTTATTCCACTTTTTGTATGGATAGGTGTAAGATTCCATAAATCAATTTGTTTAAAAATTATGTCCAACTACATAGCAACTATTCGATGGAACCGAAATGGTGCAGCTTTTTCAGATCAAAAATATCAGAGATTGCATACCTGGTCATTTGAAAACGGAATGACGATGAATGCTGCCGCCTCACCCAATATTGTTCCTGAAACTTGTACAGATTCTTCAGTGATTGATCCTGAAGAGGCGTTTACAGCGTCTGTTGCAAGTTGCCATATGTTATGGTTTTTATCTATAGCAGCCGGCAGAGGTTATATCGTTAATCAATATTCTGATCCGGCTGAGGGAGTATTGGAGAAGAATAGTGAGGGTAAAATGGCCATGACGAAAGTGATTATCAGGCCAACTGTAGCATTTGATTCAGAAAATGCACCCGATGAAAATGATTTTATCAAAATGCATCAAGTAGCTCACAGTAAATGTTTTATTGCAAACTCGATAAAATCAGAAATAGAAATTATACCAAAATTGGTATTAGAATAGAGATTAGGAGTCTGAGTTCAAGCCTTTTACGCCGGCAACTTTCAGACAATACATGAGTGATAGTCCATAACTGACGTGCATAATAACACCTGCAAGCAGAATTTTACCGGGAATCCAGGTGTCCATATAGAATAACCCGAAAGAATCACCTGCCGCTGATGAGACCAGTGGACCAACAATTACACCGGAAAAGATCGAAATCAAAATACCATATATAAATCCCTGTACAATCCAGTTTCCGGGGACTCTGATCTGCAGCGATACAACCCAAAACAACGCCATTAATATACCACCAAGGATATAGGCTGCATTAGCCCAGGAAATGGAGTAAACTTCGCTGCCATGAACATGATTCAGACTTTGGTCGATGAGGTAGGCGATGTCGATGGTAGGTAAACCCAGCCCACCTTGCAAAAAAGAAACCATTGCCATGATGAAAGTTGCAATGAAACCGGAAATAACGGTACGCCAGAATATATTTGAGCTGATCATAGAGAGTCCTGTAAGTGAATAAGCCTGTTTAGGTTGCAGAAGTATACATTGAACATCGCAACCATAAGATGACGAAAATTTTAATTATCCCGAAATTCTAAACATCTAATCTTCCTATTAGCATTTAGGGTCATCCATTAAACTCTTCGAGCTGCTTTGCCAGTTTTTCCAGATCAGTCTCAGCATCTGCTTTTTTCTGCTTCTCTTTTTCAACTACTGCATCCGGCGCATTATTGACAAAACCGGCATTGGAAAGTTTTTTCTCAACACCTTTCAAAAATCCCTGTAACCGGTCAATCTCTTTCTGAATACGGTTTCGCTCTTTTTCCAGGTCAATCAAGCCTTCAAGTGGAATGTAGATCTCAGATCCATCCACAACTGCAGCAGCTGATGCTTTAGGTTTTTCGGAACCTACATCAAATGTGATCTTCTCAACGGGAAGAAGTTTGCTGTAGATCCACTCAGCCGAACGAAGCTGCCGGGCAAGGTCATCGTTTTTTGGTTTGATAATAATGTTTAGTTCCGCTTTGGGCGATAGATTCATTTCCGCCTGAATATTTCTTATTGCAGAGATCTGATCCTGAACCGTATTGAAAAGTGATACAGAACTATCAAACGTTTCATTCTTAATTTCAGGCCATGAACTCACCGTTAATGCCTCATCATCCGATCGACTTTGAATACGCTGCCAAATCTCTTCTGTGATAAATGGCATGAATGGATGCAGCATTTTCATCAGCATTTCAAAGAATCCGAGAGCTCTTTCCAGATTCTCTTTTGGCATGCTATCACCGTACTGATCTGCTTTACACACTTCGATATACCAGTCGCAGAAATCATCCCAAACCAGCGAGTAGATTTTCTTCAGAGCTTCATTGAGACGGTATTTGGAAAAATCATCTTCCATATCCCGCAGTGTAGACCGGATACGTCCTATCATCCACTTATCTGCCAGATTCTCAGGGTCAATTTCTGTAGTAGGTGCATATTCGACGCCATCTTCCATATTCATGGTTAGGAATCGAAACGCGT
This is a stretch of genomic DNA from Rhodohalobacter barkolensis. It encodes these proteins:
- a CDS encoding mechanosensitive ion channel family protein: MKHFHHFKALIFFSLFMGVSALILTGSALDTGAQFEEVSTTLPQATVETQTISGAEQSASTQAAGQAEETGEDVAEEVQNEITQIRELISISKVIYTLIILFLTYFINKYLTLILDNMSEKATNYRLFIKRLAPISRIVIWSFAIYIIIAGIISPPFETVIAIGASVGIAVGFASQDILKNIFGGIIIILDRPFQVGDKIEVGVHYGEVINIGLRSCRVVTPDDSIVSIPNAELMNHSVSNANSSALDCQVVAEIYLPATVDIQQVKKIAYKAVYASSYTFLNKPVDIIVLNEVENRYFVYKLRVKAYVVDIRYEFFFKSDLTEMIVAECNRLGMVPLTIPSEKESN
- a CDS encoding SDR family NAD(P)-dependent oxidoreductase, producing the protein MKKTALITGASSGIGLELAKILAGDGYDLVITARREDRLIELKNELEDKSSAEVNIITADLSLPESPMNIYQYCEDQNIQINVLANNAGIGDYGLFHDSDWQKTATMIDLNIKSLTHLTRLFLPSMIDRKKGAILNIASTASFQPGPLMSVYYATKHYVLAFSEAIANEVQEYGIKVTALCPGPTQSEFQATANMEKSKLMDRFPMPTSKDVAEYGYKAMKKGKRVAVHGFMNKMMSKVVRILPKKWVTATVRKIQERK
- a CDS encoding OsmC family protein, with translation MSNYIATIRWNRNGAAFSDQKYQRLHTWSFENGMTMNAAASPNIVPETCTDSSVIDPEEAFTASVASCHMLWFLSIAAGRGYIVNQYSDPAEGVLEKNSEGKMAMTKVIIRPTVAFDSENAPDENDFIKMHQVAHSKCFIANSIKSEIEIIPKLVLE